Proteins from a genomic interval of Labrus mixtus chromosome 24, fLabMix1.1, whole genome shotgun sequence:
- the plaat1l gene encoding phospholipase A and acyltransferase 3 produces the protein MGLKNSHPQLFPGDIVEYPRNKFFSHFAVFYGERDGVPYVAHLTCRDSDSKLPRFGRALRSEVKLDPLEMLGKKYKVNNMLDPTFSARDFYSVVKPAIEDMIGREVTFDILFHNSEHQATLFRYGVKKSEQIERIYEHIMPTWKKLFDEKKL, from the exons ATGGGCCTG AAAAACTCCCACCCGCAGTTGTTCCCGGGGGACATCGTGGAGTATCCCAGGAACAAATTCTTCTCTCATTTCGCCGTGTTCTATGGAGAGAGGGACGGCGTGCCCTACGTCGCTCACCTGACGTGTCGAG attcagactcCAAGCTGCCTCGCTTCGGTCGAGctctgaggtcagaggtcaaactggATCCACTGGAGATGCTGGGGAAGAAATACAAG GTCAACAACATGCTGGACCCCACCTTCTCGGCCAGAGACTTCTACAGTGTGGTGAAGCCGGCCATCGAGGACATGATTGGACGGGAAGTCACGTTCGATATCCTGTTTCATAACAGCGAGCACCAGGCGACGCTCTTCAGATACGGAGTCAAGAAGTCCGAGCAG ataGAGAGGATTTATGAACACATCATGCCGACCTGGAAGAAACTGTTCGACGAGAAGAAGCTGTGA
- the LOC132959739 gene encoding high affinity cGMP-specific 3',5'-cyclic phosphodiesterase 9A-like produces the protein MTTKIIHFMVNGRLEQAEFGANNSAADVKDLFRAAAEAGSNHILKLYDTNGSVVKISPRLEANSEDSYYRLEVVASDLQSVGMPTELDDMESRLQHLESKVMEDVGKTPDIIDELKSQVESFKRKLESVQHLNWMGLFHKDSDHHRSKFSKKPTTSHLSVDEERQQVRKNFTIMSSLQMTEKVREHLKTPNFDNWQWEEAEMLVLLQVMFTDLDFLMVFHIELDVLQNFLFEVYCHYNSIPFHNFHHCFCVTQMMYGLIWLTDLRSRLPRLDLLIMLTSALCHDLDHPGYNNVFQINAQTDLAIRYNDISPLENHHCAVAFGILSKPECNILKNLSSEQYRLIRGGMIRCILATDMARHNEILNKFKSIQPAFDFNNKEHKEVLMKIMVKVSDISNEARPMAVAEQWLDCLLQEFFNQSDTEKLKGLPVAPFMDRDKVSKPSSQTSFIRFVLLPLFSELTKLFPCLEQHILEPVRQALEYYSTLERAGKDEEPTTKA, from the exons ATGACAACaaaaatcattcattttatGGTAAATGGGAGGCTGGAGCAGGCAGAGTTTGGAGCCAACAACTCAGCTGCAGACGTCAAAG ATCTGTTCCGGGCTGCGGCGGAGGCGGGGTCTAACCACATCTTGAAGCTGTACGACACAAACGGCAGCGTGGTGAAGATCTCTCCCCGGTTGGAGGCCAACAGCGAGGACTCGTACTACCGACTGGAGGTGGTGGCGTCAGACCTGCAGA gtgtgGGGATGCCAACAGAGCTGGACGACATGGAGAGCAG GCTGCAACACCTGGAGAGCAAAGTCATGGAAGACGTTGGGAAAACTCCGGACATCATTGATGAGCTGAAGAGCCAAGTGGAGTCTTTTAAGAGGAAGCTAGAG AGTGTGCAGCACCTGAACTGGATGGGTCTCTTCCACAAAGACAGCGACCATCACCGCTCCAAGTTCTCCAAGAAACCCACGACGTCTCATCTGAGCGTGGACGAGGAGCGCCAGCAAGTCCGCAAGAATTTCACTATCATGAG CTCGCTGCAGATGACGGAAAAAGTGAGAGAGCATCTGAAAACTCCCAATTTCGACAACTG GCAGTGGGAGGAAGCGGAGATGCTGGTGCTCCTCCAGGTGATGTTCACAGACCTGGACTTCCTGATGGTGTTCCACATTGAGCTGGACGTCCTGCAGAACTTCCTGTTTGAGGTGTACTGTCACTACAACAGCATCCCCTTCCACAACTTCCACCACTGCTTCTGTGTCACTCAGATG ATGTACGGCCTGATCTGGCTCACCGACCTCAGGAGTAGATTACCACGACTTGACCTGTTGATCATGCTGACCTCGGCTCTGTGCCACGACCTCGACCACCCCGGCTACAACAACGTGTTCCAG ATCAACGCTCAGACCGACTTAGCTATTCGCTACAACGACATTTCACCTCTGGAAAACCACCATTGTGCTGTCGCCTTCGGCATTCTGTCCAAG CCGGAGTGCAACATCCTGAAAAACCTGAGCAGTGAGCAGTACAGACTCATCCGTGGAGGAATGATCAG GTGCATTCTGGCCACCGACATGGCGAGACACAACGAAATTCTGAACAAGTTTAAATCGATCCAGCCGGCATTCGACTTCAACAACAAGGAGCACAAAGAAGTG CTGATGAAGATCATGGTGAAGGTGAGCGACATCTCCAACGAGGCGAGGCCGATGGCCGTGGCTGAGCAGTGGCTGGACTGTCTGCTGCAGGAGTTCTTCAACCAG AGTGACACAGAGAAACTCAAAGGTCTCCCGGTGGCTCCTTTCATGGACCGGGACAAAGTGTCCAAACCGTCCTCTCAGACCAGCTTCATCCGGTTTGTCCTCCTGCCGCTCTTCAGCGAGCTCACCAAGCTGTTCCCCTGTCTGGAG CAGCATATTCTGGAGCCGGTGCGGCAGGCCCTGGAGTATTACTCCACCTTAGAAAGAGCCGGGAAAGACGAGGAGCCGACGACCAAAGCCTGA
- the LOC132959351 gene encoding zinc finger protein 513, with translation MPRRKQSNPQPVKLDSEDGALVCDPSCLVLESDFLLSGELEFGDSEIMGLERETGMTVFSLGVEDDPSAPTDSAFPPFLSCKGCGQLLEDTPLGAGLDLGVGLDLGAELYCLTCEEGLQHEALMDSSQVEGLNLADGSISEASDRKRSVGETGEDGDVTPKLFSCSLCAFTSRYSNHLKRHMRTHDGQKPYCCPVCPYASAQLVNLQRHARTHTGEKPYGCHQCSYACSSLGNLRRHQRMHTQERPQRREKEKRRGRRKKKNSETEDVVSDLTLRVSQDAGFLQTLGGLGSPSAPLPVLLFPLCCRLCGLTLEEADLDGDKAEGEGEGDGGQVCRRCSLDLLSKEGSEPPCSPSMPRGSRRGQRGSKLYRCPLCPFLSHYPNHLARHAHIHSEEKPHRCPHCPYTSSHLDNLKRHLRVHTGEKPYQCPSCSYACGNLANLRRHERIHSGAKPFHCGVCGYSCNQSMNLKRHMLRHTGEKPYACAECDYTTGHWDNYKRHQRKHGHNTDSWDKHAPINGLSWDTDTQESREQEHS, from the exons ATGCCGCGTAGAAAACAATCCAACCCCCAGCCGGTGAAAT tggatTCAGAGGACGGGGCGTTGGTGTGTGACCCCAGCTGTCTGGTCCTGGAGAGCGACTTCCTGCTGAGCGGAGAGCTGGAGTTTGGAGACTCTGAGATCATggggctggagagagagacgg GTATGACAGTGTTTTCTCTGGGCGTCGAGGACGACCCCTCAGCACCCACAGACTCCGCCTTCccccctttcctttcctgtaAAGGTTGTGGTCAGCTCCTGGAAGACACGCCTCTGGGTGCAGGTTTAGATCTCG GTGTGGGCCTTGACCTGGGGGCGGAGCTTTATTGTCTGACCTGTGAGGAAGGCCTCCAGCATGAAGCCCTGATGGACTCCTCTCAGGTGGAGGGCTTAAACCTAGCGGACGGATCCATCAGCGAGGCCTCCGACAGGAAGAGAAGCGTaggtgagacaggtgaagaTGGTGATGTCACTCCTAAACTGTTCTCGTGCTCGCTGTGCGCCTTCACCTCCCGCTACTCCAACCATCTGAAGCGCCACATGAGGACCCACGACGGCCAGAAGCCGTACTGTTGCCCCGTCTGCCCCTACGCCTCGGCCCAGCTCGTCAACCTGCAGCGCCACGCCCGCACACACACCGGGGAGAAACCGTACGGCTGTCACCAGTGCAGCTACGCCTGCAGCTCCTTGGGAAACCTGCGCAGACACCAACGCATGCACACGCAGGAGAGACcgcagaggagggagaaggagaagaggcgAGGGAGGCGGAAAAAGAAGAACTCTGAAACAGAAGATG TGGTTTCAGACCTGACCCTGAGAGTGTCCCAGGATGCAGGATTCCTCCAGACGTTGGGCGGCCTCGGCTCCCCCTCCGCCCCGCTCcccgtcctcctcttccccctgtGCTGCCGGCTGTGTGGCCTCACCCTGGAGGAAGCCGACCTGGATGGAGAcaaggcagagggagagggggagggcgATGGGGGACAG GTGTGTCGTCGCTGCTCATTGGACCTGCTGTCTAAAGAGGGATCAGAGCCCCCCTGCAGCCCATCGATGCCTCGGGGGTCAAGACGAGGTCAGCGTGGCTCAAAGCTGTACCGCTGCCCTCTCTGCCCCTTCCTGTCCCACTACCCCAACCACCTGGCCCGCCACGCCCACATCCACTCCGAGGAGAAGCCCCACCGCTGCCCACACTGCCCCTACACGTCCTCTCACCTCGACAACCTCAAACGTCACCTGCGTGTGCACACGGGCGAGAAGCCCTACCAGTGCCCGTCCTGCAGCTACGCCTGCGGGAACCTCGCCAACCTGCGGCGACACGAGCGCATCCACTCGGGCGCCAAGCCGTTCCACTGTGGCGTCTGCGGCTACTCCTGCAACCAGAGCATGAACCTGAAGAGGCACATGCTGCGGCACACGGGGGAGAAGCCATACGCCTGCGCCGAGTGCGACTACACCACGGGCCACTGGGACAACTACAAACGCCACCAGAGGAAACACGGACACAACACGGACAGCTGGGACAAACACGCACCTATCAACGGCCTCAGCTGGGACACAGACACTCAGGAGAGCAGGGAGCAGGAGCACAGCTAg
- the ephx2 gene encoding bifunctional epoxide hydrolase 2, with product MAEKKAILFNLWGVTVSTRHHAVFNKLEELHNLPGGFLSSVASLKGGAMSRAERGELTLSQMISVLEDEYMKEAQVRGVTLPSDWSVKGLLEELSEVMMDVQAAVLKTAVSLRRSGLLTAVLANHWVDDTSAGDRPARLLSLLGGHFDLVLQSCRTGHRVPEPEMFSAALQQLGVTSQQALWLDAEEEGVRAAKAAGMDAILVENLEDALDKLAKSTKVQAVGAESPPSSCNPEEVSHGYITIRPGVRTHYVEMGSGPPVLLCHGFPESWYSWRYQIQAVAAAGFRVLALDMKGYGESTAPPDIEEYSQEQLCKDLITFMDKMSMPQVTLVGHDWGGALVWTMAQFYPERVRAAASLNTPLFRADAAINSMEKIKSIPIFDYQVYFQKPGLAEAELEKDLERTFKILFLNSAEAGKSHIISTEGVCARGGLFVGLPEQIPQSSMLTEADLQYYVSRYKEHGFRRPLNWYRNVEGNQKWLLSRPATKLLMPTLMVTTGKDQVLLPAFSKGMEDTFPNLSRGHIEECGHWTQVERPAETNRILIKWLKEAHEKAAGANVNPKL from the exons ATGGCTGAGAAGAAAGCCATCCTGTTCAACTTGTGGGGAGTTACAGTTTCTACCAGACATCATGCTGTTTTCAACAAGTTGGAGGAGTTGCATAACCTGCCAGG TGGTTTTCTGTCTAGTGTGGCGTCCCTTAAAGGCGGTGCCATGAGCCGGGCGGAGAGAGGGGAGCTAACACTTTCTCAA aTGATTTCTGTGTTGGAGGACGAGTATATGAAGGAGGCGCAGGTCAGGGGCGTGACTCTGCCGTCTGATTGGTCGGTCAAAGGCCTGCTGGAGGAGCTCAGTGAGGTGATGATGGACGTCCAAGCGGCCGTGCTGAAGACAGCTGTCAGCCTGCGTCGGAGCG GGTTACTGACAGCTGTGCTGGCCAATCACTGGGTGGACGACACCTCAGCTGGAGACCGTCCAGCCCGCCTTCTGTCTCTGCTCGGTGGCCATTTTGACCTGGTCCTACAGTCCTGTCGTACAGGTCACAGGGTCCCCGAGCCTGAGATGTTCAGTGCtgctctgcagcagctgggagtgacatcacagcag GCTCTGTGGTTGGATGCAGAGGAGGAAGGTGTGAGGGCAGCCAAGGCAGCGGGGATGGACGCCATCTTGGTGGAGAACCTGGAAGATGCTCTGGACAAACTGGCCAAGTCAACCAAAGTTCAG GCAGTGGGAGCAGAGAGTCCTCCGTCCTCCTGCAACCCTGAAGAAGTCTCTCATGGATACATCACCATCAGG cctgGTGTGAGGACTCATTATGTTGAAATGGGCTCGGGCCCGCCTGTTCTGCTGTGTCACGGCTTCCCTGAGAGCTGGTACTCCTGGAGGTACCAG ATCCAAGCCGTGGCAGCAGCGGGGTTCAGGGTGTTGGCTCTGGACATGAAGGGATACGGAGAGTCCACAGCGCCACCTG ACATCGAGGAATATTCTCAGGAGCAGCTGTGCAAG GATTTAATCACATTTATGGACAAAATG AGCATGCCACAGGTCACCCTGGTGGGTCACGACTGGGGCGGTGCCCTGGTGTGGACCATGGCTCAGTTTTACCCTGAGAGAGTCAG ggctGCAGCGTCTCTGAACACTCCTCTGTTTCGTGCCGATGCTGCCATTAATTCCATGGAGAAAATTAAGTCGATTCCCATCTTTGACTACCAGGTCTACTTCCAGAAGCCT GGTCTTGCAGAGGCCGAGCTGGAGAAAGACTTGGAGAGGACGttcaagattttgtttttgaacagcgctgaagct GGGAAGTCTCATATCATCAGCACTGAAGGAGTCTGTGCTCGAG GCGGTCTGTTTGTGGGTCTGCCCGAGCAGATCCCCCAGAGCTCCATGCTGACGGAGGCCGACCTGCAGTACTACGTCAGCCGGTACAAAGAGCACGGCTTCAG gAGGCCGCTGAATTGGTATCGTAACGTCGAGGGGAACCAGAAGTGGCTACTTTCTCGGCCTGCTACAAAG ctGCTGATGCCTACCCTGATGGTGACAACGGGTAAAGACCAGGTTCTGCTGCCCGCCTTCTCCAAAGGGATGGAGGACACG TTCCCTAACCTGAGCAGAGGACACATCGAGGAGTGCGGACACTGGACTCAGGTGGAAAGGCCGGCGGAGACAAACAGGATCCTGATTAAGTGGCTGAAAGAAGCGCACGAGAAGGCTGCAGGTGCAAACGTGAATCCCAAGCTGTGA
- the clcn4 gene encoding H(+)/Cl(-) exchange transporter 4, with amino-acid sequence MEAGEDVSSATPTEEMNGAGNLMDFLDEPFPDVGTYEDFHTIDWLREKSRDTDRHRKITSKSKESFWELFKSLLDAWSGWVVMLLIGLLSGTLAGVIDLAVDWMTDLKEGVCLSAFWYSHEQCCWTSNETTFDDRDKCPQWQKWAELMTGHAEGAGAYVLNYFLYILWALLFSFLAVSLVRVFAPYACGSGIPEIKTILSGFIIRGYLGKWTLLIKTVTLVLAVSSGLSLGKEGPLVHVACCCGNLFCSLFSKYSKNEGKRREVLSAAAAAGVSVAFGAPIGGVLFSLEEVSYYFPLKTLWRSFFAALVAAFTLRSINPFGNSRLVLFYVEYHTPWYMAELVPFILLGVFGGLWGTLFIRANIAWCRRRKTTQLGKYPVLEVIAVTGITAVLAYPNPYTRRSTSELISELFNDCGALESSQLCDYINNPNMSRPVDDIPDRPAGPGVYNALWQLALALVFKIVITIFTFGMKIPSGLFIPSMAVGAIAGRIVGIAVEQMAYHHHDWIIFKNWCRPGADCVTPGLYAMVGAAACLGGVTRMTVSLVVIMFELTGGLEYIVPLMAAAVTSKWVADAFGKEGIYESHIQLNGYPYLDIRDEFTHRTLATDVMRPRRNDPPLAVLTQDSTTVEDVEALIKDTDYNGFPVVVSRESERLIGFVQRRDLTLAIKNARQKQDGVVSSSVVYFTEDAPQLPATNPQPLKLRRILNLSPFTVTDHTPMETVVDIFRKLGLRQCLVTRSGRLLGIITKKDVLRHMAQMMNQDPESIMFN; translated from the exons ATGGAGGCTGGAGAAG ATGTCAGCAGTGCCACGCCCACAGAGGAGATGAACGGCGCTGGGAACCTGATGGATTTCTTGGACGAGCCTTTTCCTGACGTGGGCACATACGAAGACTTCCACACCATCGACTGGCTGAGGGAGAAATCCCGAGACACAGACCGCCACCGCAAG ATCACCAGTAAGAGTAAAGAGTCCTTCTGGGAGCTGTTCAAAAGCCTGCTGGACGCCTGGTCAGGATGGGTGGTGATGCTTCTCATTGGACTCCTCTCAG GTACGCTGGCCGGAGTCATCGACCTGGCGGTGGACTGGATGACGGACCTGAAGGAAGGCGTGTGCCTGTCGGCCTTCTGGTACAGCCACGAGCAGTGCTGCTGGACGTCCAACGAGACCACGTTCGACGACAGAGACAAGTGTCCGCAGTGGCAGAAGTGGGCTGAGCTGATGACCGGCCATGCTGAG GGAGCTGGAGCATACGTGCTGAACTACTTCCTGTACATTCTGTGGGCTCTGCTGTTTTCCTTCCTGGCTGTGTCTCTGGTGCGAGTGTTCGCTCCGTACGCCTGCGGCTCAGGAATCCCCGAG ATCAAGACAATCCTCAGCGGCTTCATCATCCGGGGTTACCTGGGGAAGTGGACCCTGCTGATAAAGACGGTCACCCTGGTTCTGGCGGTGTCGTCGGGTCTCAGTCTGGGGAAGGAGGGTCCTCTGGTCCAcgtggcctgctgctgtggaaACCTCTTCTGCAGCCTCTTCTCTAAGTACAGCAAGAACGAGGGCAAGCGCAGAGAG GTGTTGTCTGCTGCAGCGGCGGCTGGAGTGTCGGTGGCCTTCGGAGCGCCCATCGGAGGAGTTCTGTTCAGCCTGGAAGAG GTCAGTTACTACTTCCCTCTGAAGACTCTATGGCGTTCGTTCTTCGCCGCCCTGGTCGCTGCCTTCACCCTGCGCTCCATCAACCCGTTTGGAAACAGCCGCCTGGTGCTCTTCTACGTGGAGTACCACACGCCGTGGTACATGGCCGAGCTGGTCCCGTTCATCCTGCTGGGCGTGTTCGGCGGCCTCTGGGGGACCCTCTTCATCCGGGCCAACATCGCCTGGTGCCGGCGGAGGAAGACCACCCAGCTGGGGAAGTACCCGGTCCTGGAGGTCATCGCTGTGACGGGAATCACGGCCGTGCTGGCGTACCCTAACCCGTACACTCGCCGCAGCACCAGCGAGCTCATCTCTGAGCTCTTTAACGACTGCGGCGCTCTGGAGTCCTCCCAGCTCTGTGATTACATCAATAACCCCAACATGAGCCGACCGGTAGACGACATCCCGGACCGCCCGGCAGGACCCGGAGTCTACAACGCCTTGTGGCAGCTCGCCCTCGCTCTCGTCTTCAAGATAGTCATCACCATCTTCACCTTCGGCATGAAG ATCCCGTCGGGTCTCTTCATTCCCAGCATGGCGGTCGGAGCTATCGCAGGACGGATCGTGGGGATCGCCGTGGAGCAGATGGCGTACCACCACCACGACTGGATCATCTTTAAGAACTGGTGCCGGCCCGGTGCAGACTGCGTCACTCCCGGACTGTACGCCATGGTGGGAGCGGCCGCCTGTCTGG GTGGGGTGACCAGGATGACCGTCTCTCTCGTGGTCATCATGTTCGAGCTCACCGGCGGTTTGGAGTACATTGTGCCTTTGATGGCCGCCGCTGTCACCAGTAAGTGGGTGGCGGACGCCTTTGGGAAGGAGGGAATCTACGAGTCTCACATCCAGCTCAACGGTTATCCCTACCTGGACATCAGGGACGAGTTCACCCACCGCACCCTCGCCACAGACGTGATGCGGCCCCGCAGGAACGACCCCCCTCTGGCAGTCCTCACCCAGGACAGCACCACGGTGGAGGACGTGGAGGCGCTGATCAAAGACACGGATTACAACGGCTTCCCGGTGGTCGTGTCCAGAGAGTCGGAGAGGCTTATCGGCTTCGTTCAGCGCCGGGACCTCACCCTCGCCATCA AAAACGCTCGTCAGAAACAGGACGGCGTGGTGAGCAGCTCCGTGGTGTACTTCACCGAGGACGCACCGCAGCTGCCCGCCACCAACCCTCAGCCACTGAAGCTGCGACGCATCCTCAACCTCTCCCCCTTCACCGTCACCGACCACACGCCCATGGAGACGGTGGTCGACATCTTCCGCAAGCTCGGCCTCCGTCAGTGTCTGGTGACGAGGAGCGG gCGTCTCCTGGGAATCATCACCAAGAAGGACGTTCTGCGACACATGGCCCAGATGATGAACCAGGACCCTGAGTCCATCATGTTCAATTAG